One window from the genome of Desulfuromonas acetoxidans DSM 684 encodes:
- a CDS encoding N-acetylmuramoyl-L-alanine amidase yields the protein MNKPLILIDPGHGGSDPGALAILQESTSVYREADINLKIAQVVGEALLLHGFDVAYTRCNDLQLTLSQRAELSKVYRPALFLSFHCNAASSPRATGMEVFTSPGRTESDTVAELLIAELEKTTVGKVMRTDPSDGDRDKEEKFVVLTQTACPACLLEFGFMTNPADLRWLLSETAWQQIAEAMINALTTWRDDV from the coding sequence ATGAACAAACCGTTGATCTTGATCGATCCAGGACACGGCGGCAGCGATCCTGGCGCACTGGCCATACTACAAGAGAGCACCAGCGTCTACCGTGAAGCCGACATCAACCTGAAAATTGCCCAAGTTGTCGGCGAAGCCCTGTTGCTGCATGGCTTTGACGTCGCCTATACCCGCTGCAACGATCTGCAGCTCACCCTGTCACAGCGTGCCGAGCTTTCCAAGGTCTACCGACCGGCGCTGTTTTTATCCTTTCATTGCAATGCCGCCTCCAGTCCAAGAGCCACCGGCATGGAGGTGTTCACCTCGCCGGGACGCACCGAGTCCGATACCGTGGCCGAGCTGCTGATCGCCGAGCTGGAAAAGACCACCGTCGGCAAGGTGATGCGCACCGATCCGAGCGACGGCGACCGCGACAAAGAGGAAAAGTTCGTTGTCCTCACTCAGACCGCCTGCCCCGCCTGCCTGCTGGAGTTTGGCTTTATGACCAATCCGGCAGATCTGCGCTGGTTGCTCAGCGAGACCGCCTGGCAGCAAATCGCCGAAGCCATGATTAACGCCCTGACCACCTGGAGGGATGACGTATGA
- a CDS encoding helix-turn-helix domain-containing protein, whose product MDKVSIGEQKLLGMLRAAGQPKKASYNPSEVVAILGICPRTFWTMVGDYEPDPDSGQPLNPATLDSYMLRRSRRVRHDELAAYLERNNTYQRNNAIDPRQMALF is encoded by the coding sequence ATGGATAAGGTCAGCATCGGCGAACAAAAGCTCCTCGGCATGTTGCGTGCGGCTGGGCAGCCGAAGAAAGCCAGCTACAATCCTTCGGAAGTGGTGGCTATCCTCGGCATCTGCCCGCGCACCTTCTGGACTATGGTTGGCGACTACGAGCCGGACCCCGACAGCGGTCAGCCGCTCAATCCGGCCACTCTTGACAGCTACATGCTGCGCCGATCCCGCCGGGTGCGTCACGATGAGCTAGCCGCCTACCTGGAGCGCAACAACACCTATCAACGTAACAACGCCATCGACCCGCGACAGATGGCGCTGTTTTAA
- a CDS encoding DUF2786 domain-containing protein gives MNQDHVEKIKKLLALSKSSNAHEAALALQRAQELMQKHNVTMTYVRLSDVKEAKTRIGKVKNPAIHIKWLARMVADAFGCRLLLVTEYVGFYGWFSSAQFIGIDSAAELSSYAFDVLHRQLERDRKHHLTTLKRCKRATKVRRADAFCRAWVSMAASKVVDLAPKQEQQDAITQWIETNHGESLVEDTNRKHKKARRDDSGSVIAGLQAGDQAQLHAGMTGEDRLRLQ, from the coding sequence ATGAACCAGGATCACGTTGAAAAAATCAAAAAGCTCTTGGCTCTGTCGAAGTCAAGCAACGCTCACGAGGCCGCACTGGCCTTGCAACGCGCTCAAGAGCTGATGCAGAAACATAACGTCACCATGACCTATGTCCGTCTGTCCGACGTCAAAGAGGCAAAAACAAGGATCGGCAAGGTGAAAAATCCGGCAATACACATCAAGTGGCTTGCGCGAATGGTTGCGGATGCTTTTGGTTGCCGCCTGCTTCTTGTGACTGAATACGTCGGCTTCTATGGTTGGTTTAGTTCCGCGCAGTTTATTGGCATTGATAGCGCTGCCGAATTGTCGAGCTATGCTTTCGACGTTCTGCACCGGCAGTTGGAGCGGGATCGCAAGCACCACCTGACAACGCTCAAACGTTGCAAACGAGCAACAAAGGTGCGCAGGGCCGATGCTTTTTGTCGTGCATGGGTATCAATGGCGGCCAGTAAGGTGGTGGACCTAGCCCCGAAACAAGAGCAACAAGACGCTATCACTCAATGGATCGAAACCAACCATGGCGAAAGCCTGGTAGAGGACACCAATCGGAAACATAAGAAAGCCCGCCGCGATGATAGTGGATCTGTCATCGCCGGTCTTCAAGCCGGTGATCAGGCCCAGCTTCATGCCGGAATGACCGGAGAAGATCGGTTGAGGTTACAATGA
- a CDS encoding phage protein GemA/Gp16 family protein, with translation MAKPAGITNKQIRIIQMAKKELGMDDSAYRELLMDEFGVQSCTRLDLHQANRFIDILQKKGFLLKPVNPDWRSVSVKPARRTTKQGGKTVSLASPAEREKIQILAELIDWRVENGLELFLEKRARIKNGKVRTSRDAYLAIEALKKLFENGMKKQYGPDWWLLEFADDRIMGYIKRHRPEEYSLGPEIIQDRSHG, from the coding sequence ATGGCAAAACCAGCGGGAATAACTAACAAGCAAATCCGCATTATCCAGATGGCGAAAAAGGAACTCGGCATGGATGATTCCGCTTACCGCGAACTGCTCATGGATGAATTTGGCGTCCAAAGCTGCACTCGGCTTGATCTTCACCAGGCCAATCGATTTATCGATATTTTACAGAAAAAGGGATTCCTGCTAAAACCCGTCAACCCGGATTGGCGCAGCGTAAGTGTCAAGCCTGCCCGCCGCACGACCAAGCAAGGCGGCAAGACGGTTTCCTTGGCCAGCCCAGCTGAGCGGGAGAAGATTCAGATCCTCGCCGAACTGATCGACTGGCGGGTCGAAAACGGCCTTGAGCTGTTCCTGGAAAAACGCGCCCGCATCAAAAACGGCAAAGTGCGCACCAGCCGCGACGCCTATCTCGCCATTGAAGCCCTGAAGAAACTATTTGAAAACGGCATGAAAAAGCAGTACGGCCCGGACTGGTGGCTGCTGGAATTTGCCGATGACCGGATCATGGGCTATATCAAACGCCACCGCCCGGAAGAATACAGTCTCGGGCCGGAGATCATCCAGGATCGGAGCCATGGATAA
- a CDS encoding host-nuclease inhibitor Gam family protein → MSDLATIEKNTQDFATKHKALSGLVQTLQDELEKVKRVHLPAIKAAAEDVAESQAVLHSTIKESPSYFQKPKTMVIAGVRVGFRKEKGKLSFDDEETVIKLIRKYLSDIADTLIKEEESVLKTPLGNLTVAQLKKIGVTVTDDTDQVQIKPVGSEIDKMVAALLEEGEELLREAV, encoded by the coding sequence ATGAGCGACTTAGCCACCATCGAAAAAAACACTCAGGATTTTGCCACCAAACACAAAGCCCTCAGCGGTTTAGTCCAGACGCTGCAAGACGAACTGGAGAAGGTCAAGCGCGTTCACCTTCCTGCCATTAAGGCCGCAGCTGAAGACGTCGCCGAAAGCCAGGCCGTACTGCACTCAACCATCAAAGAAAGCCCCAGCTATTTCCAGAAGCCTAAAACCATGGTCATTGCCGGGGTGCGCGTTGGCTTTAGAAAAGAAAAAGGAAAGCTCAGTTTTGATGACGAAGAAACCGTGATCAAGCTGATCCGCAAATACCTCTCTGACATTGCCGACACCCTGATTAAAGAAGAGGAGTCGGTGCTGAAGACACCCCTGGGCAATCTCACCGTCGCCCAGCTGAAGAAAATCGGCGTCACCGTTACAGACGACACCGATCAGGTGCAGATCAAGCCGGTCGGCAGCGAGATAGACAAGATGGTCGCAGCCCTGCTCGAAGAGGGGGAGGAACTCCTCCGGGAGGCTGTGTGA